AGATAAAAATTGCtgatattttaattgtattgatagattgattatttatataaaaaagctAACATCATAAGATTTTTGGGTTTAATTATTTACTAGGTGTTTGACCCGCGGTTGCGGgcgtaaataatttataattacttattaatatattcattactaaataaaatttataatgaaaaattatatttatgttttcatctaaaaaatttaatgtcttgtaatttatttgtacactaaaatatatttagaaattatcttttttttttatttaaaatttatttccttttcaattatataaaaaataaaaattttacttgattaatatttagttatgtgttttgttatataaaaagtttttttgtcttgtaaatttatttgtacactAATATATATCtagaaattgtattttattttaaattatttccttttcaattatataaaaattaaaattttacttaattaatatttagttatgtggtttgtgttttttttaactcttttaTGATAAGACTTTTACAGAAAACAACACAATATGTTTAagaactattttattttaatatatatttttagattttatataattttaatattattagttttaataatttatctaatcaaaagaattaaaatttaatcaaaagaattaaaattcttttttatttattttgtggctaatttatatgttgtattcattaagaatataaatgatattgaccattataacctttttattttaaaatatacttctagattttggataatccttatcattattaattttagtcaTTTATATAATCGAATAAttaaatttcgtttttattttatagataatttatatatttattcattaagggtataaacgatattaaccgctctaactttcAATGTAAGagttaatattattagttttaataatttatctaatcaaaagaattaaaattctttttttatttattttgtggctaatttatatgttgtattcattaagaatataaatgatattgaccattataaccttttttattttaaaatatacttctagattttggataatccttatcattattaattttagtcaTTTATATAATCGAATAAttaaatttcgtttttattttatagataatttatatattttatcattaaagttataaacgatattaaccgcTCCAACTTTCAACGTGAGAGTTGTATTACAAACGTGCCGATCCTTATCTGTACAACAATGTGGCCTTATTCCCTCCTCTCAAgtataatctaaaattttggCGTTAACAAACACGTCACTGATATAAAAACCTAGAAACCCTAGTGGTCACTTTCGCTAGAGACCGTGCCCAATGGCGATGGAAAGAAAAACCCAACTCGTGGAGGTGATGCAGACAGAGATTCTAGCGAGATTGCCCTTGAAAACCATCTCCAGATTCAAATCAGTCAGCAAGAAATGGAAATCAACCCTGGAATCTGTGTTTTTCCGCCGTCTTTTTTTATCTCTGCACCAAAACTCCTCGTGGTCGCTCATGTACGGAGAAAAAGAACTTATAGGGTTCCATGAATGCAAAACATTGGATCTTCCAAAATCGCCAGCATCACTCATCCCACCGCCTTTCAAACGCTATGATATCGGTGATTGCAACTATAAGTGCTCGTCCAGTGGATTGGTTCTGCTTACAGACGGATCTGACAAAGCTTACTGCTACGTTGGGAATCCAGTTACACAGCAATGGATCAAAATCCCTCCACCTCCCTCTGATCCTAAAGGTGATTCTACCTTATTTGGTTTATTGACTCGCTTGGACCAGGACGGTGTCGTTTTGAGTTTTGAAGTGGTTAGGATAGCTTCTTACAAAAGAACAAATGATTATCTCTCGAGTGACTTGAGCGTGTTACTGTATTCCTCCGAGACAGGGATCTGGACTTCTAAAGTGATTCACTCTCCTATTCTAATCGGCGACGTGTCTAATATCAACCTGAACGGTACGATTTACTTTGGTTGTCTGAGTGTGCCTGGAA
The sequence above is drawn from the Raphanus sativus cultivar WK10039 chromosome 7, ASM80110v3, whole genome shotgun sequence genome and encodes:
- the LOC108815245 gene encoding F-box protein At3g26010-like, which produces MAMERKTQLVEVMQTEILARLPLKTISRFKSVSKKWKSTLESVFFRRLFLSLHQNSSWSLMYGEKELIGFHECKTLDLPKSPASLIPPPFKRYDIGDCNYKCSSSGLVLLTDGSDKAYCYVGNPVTQQWIKIPPPPSDPKGDSTLFGLLTRLDQDGVVLSFEVVRIASYKRTNDYLSSDLSVLLYSSETGIWTSKVIHSPILIGDVSNINLNGTIYFGCLSVPGNLLAHDFYSESDQFRVVQLPDYPDHNKDYKRTLTTSAGFVVYVRALAKKEETVLKIWRLNNDDDDTWHLLWEVGFPITGNYVPMAMHPFDVGTVYLWSQRNHHLVSCNLRKRDYTLLGDAADDCFIDQSVCKKSVDELWFPRSFSVLEEQDLSFRVCIWLFQFVIPRWMESVPRPPQAEIIDTTSLLSHATATHERMMRERENYDYSWYAC